A genomic stretch from Leptospira johnsonii includes:
- a CDS encoding AAA family ATPase, whose protein sequence is MKPEDLTPAVPRNSGNILDFTQAKNLLYSELKGLGVKDPELPAFVPDKKDLRIEFPIPGADKGQLLDCIQIVRNHIENLRIHTFEPGYVCLQALNENLFETKNILDNAKFRFYSGRNQSKIEITKKGDFHREEIFSAIDLFKYLRLSKQESVQNPKELLLRLGIDVFDPIEAKKKGDWMTFEAIAGYEDVKRQILESIILPLKSPETLEELSKLTRKFPGRTKPRAILLEGEPGVGKTTMAKVISCMTEIPLIYVPVESILSKYYGESAQNMAYVFDVASLFPSCLLFLDEIDSLAGSRDDGLFEATRNILSVLLRKLDGFEGGQKSITLGATNRKQDLDKALVSRFDRSVFFPLPNEKERAAILGNYAKHLRDSERLTISQRLGSHSGRDLRDFCDFVERRWAANLIEKGLKPTPPPYELYLETSSKSGK, encoded by the coding sequence ATGAAACCTGAAGATTTGACCCCTGCAGTCCCCCGAAATTCCGGAAATATACTGGATTTCACCCAGGCAAAAAACCTGCTTTATTCGGAACTAAAAGGTTTAGGTGTCAAAGATCCCGAACTTCCTGCATTTGTACCAGACAAAAAAGATCTCAGAATAGAATTTCCCATCCCAGGCGCGGACAAGGGCCAACTTTTGGATTGTATCCAGATCGTTCGTAATCATATAGAAAATCTGCGGATCCATACATTCGAGCCGGGATATGTCTGCCTCCAGGCATTGAATGAGAACTTATTCGAGACCAAAAACATTCTAGATAATGCGAAATTCCGTTTCTATTCGGGAAGGAACCAGAGCAAAATAGAGATCACAAAAAAGGGAGATTTCCATAGAGAGGAAATTTTTTCAGCAATAGATCTATTTAAATATCTCAGACTTTCCAAACAAGAATCCGTCCAGAACCCGAAAGAATTACTGCTCCGACTTGGAATAGATGTATTCGATCCAATAGAAGCAAAGAAGAAGGGAGACTGGATGACATTCGAGGCCATCGCAGGTTACGAAGATGTCAAAAGGCAAATTTTAGAATCCATTATACTTCCTCTCAAATCTCCTGAAACCCTAGAGGAACTTTCCAAACTCACCCGTAAATTCCCCGGAAGGACAAAACCAAGGGCAATCCTTTTAGAAGGAGAACCAGGGGTAGGAAAAACCACCATGGCAAAGGTGATTTCCTGCATGACCGAGATCCCACTCATCTATGTGCCAGTGGAATCTATTTTAAGTAAATATTATGGGGAAAGCGCCCAGAACATGGCTTATGTCTTTGACGTGGCCTCCCTCTTCCCTTCTTGTCTTCTGTTTTTAGATGAGATCGATTCCTTGGCCGGGTCCAGGGATGACGGCTTATTTGAGGCGACCCGGAACATTCTATCCGTATTATTGCGAAAACTGGACGGCTTCGAAGGGGGGCAAAAATCAATCACCCTAGGCGCCACGAACAGAAAACAGGACCTGGACAAGGCCTTGGTTTCCAGATTTGACAGATCTGTATTCTTCCCGCTACCGAACGAAAAAGAAAGGGCTGCGATATTAGGAAATTATGCTAAACATTTACGGGATTCTGAGCGTTTAACAATTTCACAACGATTGGGATCGCATTCCGGCCGGGATTTAAGGGATTTCTGCGATTTTGTAGAAAGAAGATGGGCCGCCAATCTGATCGAAAAAGGATTGAAACCGACTCCTCCCCCCTATGAACTGTATCTGGAAACGAGTTCAAAATCTGGAAAATAA
- the fliN gene encoding flagellar motor switch protein FliN produces MGEGSLSQDDIDALLTGAGPGGGAGGSADFNLSGELDSLLGDSGGGAGASTTPASGGTPSFADIAAALGPSSTPAPPKASARSSSVSSNTANLNLLLDVNVALTVELGRTNMFIKDVLGLNEGAVVELDNAVGEDLDILANGKLVGKGKLVLLDDYYGIRITEIVDPSRRMI; encoded by the coding sequence ATGGGTGAAGGCTCCCTTTCACAAGACGATATAGACGCATTACTAACCGGAGCGGGTCCGGGAGGTGGGGCCGGAGGCTCTGCTGATTTTAATCTAAGCGGAGAATTGGATTCCCTATTAGGAGATTCCGGTGGTGGGGCAGGTGCTTCTACAACTCCTGCTTCCGGAGGCACTCCTTCTTTCGCAGATATTGCTGCGGCCTTGGGACCTTCTTCTACTCCTGCTCCTCCAAAAGCAAGTGCTCGTTCTAGTTCTGTTTCTTCCAATACTGCAAACCTAAATCTTTTACTAGATGTAAATGTTGCACTTACTGTGGAATTAGGCAGGACCAACATGTTCATTAAAGATGTTCTAGGTCTGAACGAAGGCGCAGTAGTAGAACTAGACAATGCCGTCGGAGAAGATTTGGATATTTTAGCAAACGGTAAACTGGTTGGGAAGGGAAAACTGGTTCTATTGGATGATTACTACGGAATTCGAATCACCGAGATAGTAGATCCTTCTAGAAGAATGATCTAA
- a CDS encoding SPFH domain-containing protein has protein sequence MFVSLFLWIFWLGFLLYLAYKLYRSLRIVSAQECIIIERLGKYSRTLHAGFHILIPFIDYDAYYHTLKEQAIDVPPQTCITKDNVKVEMDGILYLRVLDPQKASYGIEDYRFAVTQLVQTTMRAIIGTMDLDTTFETREVINSKILEVLDQAAEPWGVRVNRYEIVNIAPPKSIIEAMEREKKAQITKKAQISLSEGDRDSRINRSLGVKEEAINKSEGEKQKRINEAEGLAAEIESIATATAKGIELLASSIKTKGGKEAVKLRIAQRFIKEVEKIGQDGTELVLPLNLSNFKSVMKSVLGNEDKKA, from the coding sequence ATGTTTGTTTCATTATTTTTATGGATATTTTGGCTCGGGTTTTTACTCTACTTAGCCTATAAACTCTATCGTTCCTTGAGAATTGTTTCCGCTCAGGAATGTATCATTATAGAAAGACTCGGAAAATACAGCAGGACCCTTCATGCAGGGTTTCATATTCTCATTCCTTTTATAGATTATGATGCATACTATCATACTCTAAAAGAGCAGGCAATCGACGTTCCCCCTCAAACTTGTATCACAAAAGACAACGTTAAGGTAGAGATGGACGGTATCCTTTATTTGAGAGTTCTTGATCCTCAGAAAGCAAGTTACGGGATAGAAGACTATAGATTCGCTGTCACTCAGCTGGTACAAACCACTATGAGAGCGATCATTGGAACCATGGATCTGGATACTACATTCGAGACCAGAGAAGTGATCAATAGCAAGATCTTAGAAGTGCTGGACCAAGCAGCAGAACCTTGGGGAGTCCGAGTAAATCGTTACGAGATAGTAAACATCGCTCCTCCTAAATCCATTATCGAAGCAATGGAAAGAGAGAAAAAAGCGCAGATCACCAAGAAGGCACAAATCTCTCTTTCCGAAGGAGATAGAGATTCCAGGATCAACCGCTCCTTGGGTGTTAAAGAAGAAGCAATCAACAAATCCGAAGGTGAAAAACAAAAAAGGATCAATGAGGCAGAAGGTCTAGCCGCTGAAATTGAATCCATCGCGACTGCAACCGCAAAAGGGATAGAACTACTTGCCTCTTCCATCAAAACGAAAGGTGGAAAAGAAGCGGTAAAACTCAGGATCGCTCAGAGATTTATCAAAGAGGTAGAAAAAATCGGACAGGACGGAACAGAACTTGTTCTTCCATTGAACCTATCTAATTTTAAATCTGTGATGAAGTCAGTACTCGGAAACGAGGACAAAAAAGCTTAA
- a CDS encoding stomatin-like protein translates to MDPFLFFTLIVIAAIYLIMKTCIVVPQTYSFVVERLGVFRGALGAGFHFLIPIMDQIRYKQLLKEIAIDIPPQTCITKDNVSILVDGILYIRVMDPYKASYEIENFRNATIQLAQTTLRSEIGKLILDHTFSERDDINANVVRALDEATDPWGIKVTRYEIKNISPPKEILHEMEEQVKAERVKRAEITISEGEKLSRINRSMGERQEAINLSEGEKIKKVNEAEGKAKEIEFIAKAKAKGIQMIAEATGNEGGPEAVNLQITEDYLSGLGLILEKAKTTVLPTEMANIVGFFEGISKVTNKFPGLDSEKE, encoded by the coding sequence ATGGACCCATTTCTATTTTTTACGCTGATCGTTATCGCAGCTATTTATCTCATTATGAAAACCTGTATTGTGGTTCCGCAAACGTATAGTTTCGTAGTGGAAAGACTTGGAGTGTTCCGTGGAGCGCTTGGTGCAGGTTTTCATTTTCTTATCCCGATCATGGACCAGATCAGATACAAACAGCTCTTAAAGGAAATCGCTATCGATATTCCTCCCCAGACCTGTATTACAAAGGATAACGTTTCCATTTTGGTGGATGGTATCCTGTATATCAGGGTCATGGATCCTTACAAGGCTTCTTACGAGATCGAAAACTTCCGAAACGCAACCATTCAGTTGGCTCAAACTACTCTTCGTTCGGAGATAGGTAAACTAATACTGGATCATACATTCTCCGAAAGAGACGATATCAATGCGAATGTGGTGAGAGCTTTAGACGAGGCAACAGATCCTTGGGGGATCAAGGTGACTCGTTACGAGATCAAAAACATTTCTCCGCCTAAAGAGATTCTTCATGAGATGGAAGAGCAGGTAAAAGCGGAACGTGTAAAACGTGCAGAGATCACGATCTCAGAAGGAGAAAAACTCTCTCGTATCAACCGTTCCATGGGAGAAAGACAGGAAGCGATCAATCTTTCCGAAGGTGAAAAGATCAAAAAGGTAAACGAGGCCGAAGGTAAAGCAAAAGAGATCGAATTCATTGCAAAAGCTAAAGCAAAAGGGATCCAAATGATCGCAGAAGCCACCGGAAACGAAGGTGGACCAGAAGCAGTCAATCTTCAGATCACAGAAGACTATCTCTCAGGCCTAGGACTCATTCTAGAAAAAGCAAAAACCACAGTTCTTCCTACTGAAATGGCAAACATAGTCGGTTTCTTTGAAGGAATTTCCAAGGTGACCAATAAATTTCCGGGACTAGATTCGGAGAAGGAGTAA
- a CDS encoding NfeD family protein, with amino-acid sequence MDFLQDGHNLSYLWIASGIILMVAELFVPGTFVFFLGLSATIVGSVSYFFEIGFWTQAIVWAALSGILIWVGGSFLRKFFPSSSERVALNPEEGPGRIVLVSKDILVERKGGRVVFQGTEWDAISKSKRIAAGKRARILERENLTFVVEPIELPEI; translated from the coding sequence ATGGACTTTTTGCAAGACGGACATAACCTTTCTTATCTTTGGATCGCCTCAGGGATCATTCTCATGGTGGCGGAACTTTTTGTCCCTGGAACCTTCGTATTCTTTTTAGGACTCTCTGCGACGATCGTGGGAAGTGTTTCCTATTTTTTTGAGATAGGATTTTGGACCCAAGCGATCGTTTGGGCCGCTCTTTCCGGAATTCTGATCTGGGTGGGAGGAAGTTTCCTTAGGAAATTCTTTCCTTCTTCTTCAGAAAGAGTCGCCCTCAATCCGGAGGAAGGTCCCGGAAGGATTGTTTTAGTTTCCAAGGATATACTCGTGGAAAGGAAAGGCGGAAGGGTCGTATTCCAAGGAACGGAATGGGATGCGATCAGCAAATCCAAACGTATTGCTGCAGGTAAAAGGGCTAGGATCTTGGAGAGAGAAAATCTGACCTTCGTTGTGGAACCTATCGAGCTTCCGGAAATATAA
- a CDS encoding heme-binding domain-containing protein, with amino-acid sequence MRKFWIRLGIGLLVVFLALQLIPVQPPLGKNANEIKTEERVKKIFRKSCYDCHSDLVQWPWYSKVFPVSLYISHHIEEGREELNFSEWETLKPEKKADLAEEILEEVEEGHMPPKDYIFLHSNSKLDQEEIEVLKDWLQTFAEK; translated from the coding sequence ATGAGAAAATTTTGGATTCGTCTGGGAATCGGACTACTAGTCGTATTCCTTGCTCTTCAGTTAATCCCCGTACAGCCTCCGTTAGGAAAGAATGCTAATGAAATCAAAACGGAAGAACGCGTCAAAAAGATTTTTCGAAAGTCTTGTTATGACTGCCATTCGGATCTAGTGCAATGGCCTTGGTATTCCAAGGTTTTTCCGGTTTCTTTATATATCTCTCATCATATAGAAGAAGGCAGGGAAGAATTGAATTTTTCGGAATGGGAAACCTTAAAACCGGAAAAAAAGGCGGATCTAGCGGAAGAAATATTAGAAGAAGTGGAAGAAGGTCATATGCCTCCTAAGGATTATATTTTCCTACATTCTAATTCTAAACTGGATCAAGAAGAAATAGAGGTCCTAAAAGACTGGCTCCAAACTTTTGCGGAAAAATAA
- the argH gene encoding argininosuccinate lyase: MNTPEDKNAKLWGGRFREKASSIMERIGESISFDRKLYKEDLEGSRAHAKMLEKMGILNSTELKDILDGLNQVEVEIESGNFKFSSELEDIHMHVESRLTELKGEVGKKLHTARSRNDQVSQDTRLYVRNRIQEILFRLDSLREALYEQASKNIDTIIPGYTHLQVAQPIRASHFLLAYFWMFTRDLEFFEFAKKTANILVLGSGAMAGVNYQNDREFLASELKADSISPNSMDGVSNRDHLLQFLFAAVQTMSHASRFCEDIVLYSSQEFGLVKLPDSLTTGSSIMPQKKNPDIAELIRGKSARVAGNLNHLIGLLKGLPLTYNRDLQEDKLAVFDAVETVLLSLEGLEAMVSEMQFRPERGERSLKEGFATATDLADFLVGQKNVPFRTAHELVGRLVSECVERKENLFTISEEVRKGISPYFTGEEYSNAVSLELSTDKKSSYGGTSRTRQLEQLELAKQSIKSIQRNTK, from the coding sequence ATGAACACACCTGAGGACAAGAACGCTAAACTTTGGGGAGGAAGATTTAGAGAAAAAGCTTCTTCCATCATGGAAAGAATTGGAGAGTCCATTTCCTTCGATCGAAAATTATACAAAGAAGATCTAGAAGGAAGTAGGGCACATGCCAAGATGCTTGAGAAAATGGGCATCTTAAACTCTACAGAATTAAAAGACATACTGGATGGATTAAATCAGGTAGAAGTAGAAATAGAATCCGGAAATTTCAAATTCAGTTCAGAGTTAGAAGACATCCACATGCATGTGGAATCCAGACTCACAGAATTGAAGGGAGAAGTAGGAAAAAAATTACATACTGCCAGATCCAGGAACGACCAAGTCTCACAAGACACAAGGCTCTATGTAAGAAATCGGATCCAAGAAATTTTATTCCGTTTGGATTCCTTAAGAGAAGCTCTCTACGAACAAGCTTCTAAAAATATAGATACTATCATTCCGGGTTATACTCATCTACAAGTTGCTCAACCGATCCGCGCTTCTCATTTTCTATTGGCTTATTTTTGGATGTTCACCCGCGATCTGGAATTTTTTGAATTCGCTAAAAAGACTGCTAACATTCTAGTGTTGGGCTCCGGTGCGATGGCTGGAGTGAATTACCAGAACGACAGAGAGTTTTTGGCTTCTGAATTAAAAGCGGATTCAATTTCTCCAAATAGTATGGACGGTGTTTCGAACCGGGATCACCTTCTTCAGTTCTTATTTGCTGCAGTCCAAACCATGTCCCATGCTTCTCGTTTTTGCGAGGATATCGTTCTATATTCTTCCCAAGAATTTGGTCTTGTAAAACTGCCTGATTCATTAACCACCGGATCTTCTATCATGCCCCAGAAAAAAAATCCGGATATAGCGGAGCTAATCCGAGGGAAATCCGCAAGGGTGGCGGGTAACTTAAATCATTTAATCGGGCTCTTAAAGGGATTGCCTCTTACTTACAATCGTGATTTACAAGAAGACAAGTTAGCCGTTTTTGATGCTGTGGAAACCGTTCTTTTAAGTTTAGAAGGTTTAGAAGCTATGGTTTCTGAAATGCAATTCAGACCGGAAAGGGGAGAAAGATCCTTGAAGGAAGGATTTGCCACCGCGACCGACCTGGCAGATTTTCTTGTGGGACAAAAAAATGTACCATTCAGAACTGCCCACGAACTTGTAGGAAGACTTGTCTCAGAATGTGTGGAAAGAAAAGAGAATTTATTCACAATCTCAGAAGAGGTTCGGAAAGGTATTTCACCTTATTTTACGGGCGAAGAATATTCCAATGCCGTGAGCCTGGAACTTTCTACAGACAAAAAATCTAGTTATGGCGGAACTTCCAGAACTAGACAGTTAGAACAATTGGAATTAGCGAAACAATCTATCAAATCAATCCAAAGGAATACGAAATGA
- a CDS encoding peptidylprolyl isomerase produces MGIIGSLAWFTILLFSFACKANPYAEQRYVPEAYSPVEVIVKKEEKPRVALPEKPAIYALIETTQGNMLFELFDKDASKTVQNFIDLAQGEKEFTLRNGQPQKRPFYDGLTFHRVIEGFMIQGGCPYGDGSGTPGYRFADEINAASLGLDQVKIGQSQFYTGYLYRYIGGELGIRSQREADERREELESNLEKAKNLSVMEILYRLGYRYNNVVKSKKAIKGALAMANAGPNTNGSQFFINQVDTPHLDGLHTVFGQIIQGADVVDKIIASGNGKTTIRKVSIYDKRTK; encoded by the coding sequence ATCGGAATTATAGGATCTTTAGCATGGTTTACGATCTTATTATTTTCTTTTGCCTGCAAGGCAAATCCATATGCTGAGCAAAGATATGTTCCGGAAGCATATAGCCCTGTCGAAGTAATCGTCAAAAAAGAGGAAAAGCCTCGTGTAGCTCTTCCCGAAAAACCTGCTATTTATGCTCTAATAGAAACTACCCAAGGAAACATGCTTTTCGAATTATTCGATAAGGATGCTTCTAAGACTGTTCAAAACTTCATCGACTTAGCCCAAGGAGAGAAGGAATTCACTCTTAGGAACGGCCAACCTCAGAAAAGACCGTTCTATGATGGATTGACCTTCCATAGAGTGATCGAAGGTTTTATGATCCAGGGCGGATGCCCTTATGGTGATGGCTCCGGTACTCCAGGATACAGATTTGCCGATGAGATCAATGCTGCAAGTTTAGGTCTGGATCAGGTTAAGATCGGACAATCCCAATTTTATACAGGTTATTTGTACAGATATATTGGCGGAGAACTCGGTATTCGCAGCCAAAGAGAAGCAGACGAGAGAAGAGAAGAGCTAGAAAGCAATTTAGAAAAGGCTAAGAATCTTTCCGTCATGGAGATTTTATACAGATTAGGCTATCGTTATAATAATGTAGTCAAAAGTAAGAAAGCGATCAAGGGAGCCTTGGCAATGGCAAACGCAGGACCGAATACAAACGGTTCTCAATTTTTCATCAACCAAGTAGACACTCCTCATTTGGACGGACTTCATACTGTATTCGGCCAGATCATCCAAGGTGCTGATGTAGTAGATAAGATCATCGCTTCTGGAAACGGTAAAACTACCATTCGCAAAGTTTCCATCTACGATAAGAGGACAAAGTAA